The sequence taaggttacttttaaataaatcgatatttataaaaaaaattaagttacattTGCTTTGAAACGGATTTAAACGGAACGTATGgttgataaaataattcttttaaaaatcgTTTTCATTAACATTGGACCGCAACTCAAGGTTTGCGATTTAACAGCTTCGGTACATGGCAGTAGGTACATAGACGTTCAAGCCATTATACATTCGAATAATTGGCTTAAAGTTGTGTGAGTGTGTgtcttttaaacaataataatgaaattaatcataatttttttatcaatatcaatGGTTGGACTTAGTTTATTAACTTGCCGAGATATGCCAATGAACTTTATCGAAATCGCAAACGAATTAGGCTACTCGGTGCGGGAGTACGACGTGGTCACGCAAGacggatatattttaaaattgtttcatataCCCGGTGATAGAAGTAGACCCGTTTTACTGATGCACGGCCTCGTTGATTCGGCTGATACTTTCATTTTAAGGAGGGATACATCTCTATGTATTGCACTGGCTAATGCGGGCTATGACGTTTGGATCGGAAACAATAGGGGTAATAAGTACTCACGACGTCACCAATATTTGGATCCGGACAGTGATAAAGAATTTTGGGATTACAGCTTTCACGAACTTGGTTACTATGACCTTCCCGCTATAATAGACTTTGTGCTTGATAACACTGGAGCGAAGAGTTTGAGTGCCATAGGACATTCACAAGGTAACTCAATATTTCTAGTCCTCGGCGCAACGCGACCAGAATACAACGAAAAGATAAAGGTCTTAGTGTCTTTGTCACCGATATGTTTTCTGAATAACATGAAAAAATCGGCTTCCCGGTTGTTGAAATTATTTCCAGTAATTGTTCAATTCTTCACAATAACGGGGCAGGTTGAGATTTTAGGCGAGAATACAGTCTTCGCACGTATATTTAGGTATATCTGTGGAACCAAAAATAGTTATGGCTTTTGTGCGCATGGAATCTTTTTTCGTTTAGCGGGAAATGATCCCGAAGAACTTGAAGCTGACTTCTACCCCACCGTTGTTGCTTATTATCCAACAGGCACGTCTAAGAAGAATGTCGTACACTTGTCACAGGTTAGTATCAGACGAACTTTTGCGGAATTTGATTATGGACTGAgaaattttgacatttataacTCAACTGTTTCTCCGGAATACGATTTAAGTAAAGTTAAGATGAAAGTTGCGCTACTGGCTGGGAGAAATGATTACATATCCACAATAAaggatgtattattattaaggagTAAATTACCGAATGTTATTGAATATACTGTTGTAAAACATAAGAAATTTAATCATATAGATGGGGTGTGGGGAAGGAATATGAACGTTTATCTTTTTCCAAGTATTTTCGACATTTTATCAAAGCATGGCTGACGTGTGATTATTTTTGAACATCCTATGTTAATCTGAACTTTTTTGTGGTATCTGTGGATTTAcaaactatactatataaaactaTAGTTTAAATGTCtgcaattttaaaatgatgattTTAGTTTTGTTTCTTAGTTACAAATTAAATCGTAATTGGCTTCCGTATCgcataattatattctatgaatttaaattaaattagcgtTTGTTATTTCCCAACGTATGTTTGTATTAGTTTACATATATTAACTACTCATCCTACCTTCGCACGGGCAGAATGAAGGcctatataaaacgtttatattgaaggtaagttattgattttttaaccAGAAACCTCGAGCACGCTTACTGAGACTATCTATAAcgaagtttcatcacaatcagaGAAATGGCTTATTGacgttatattgttttatagtatccaaatgaaaaacaaaacaaaaacgcatcgcgtatttttttaaataacggtATAGTAATTTAAtgccaattatttttaaacagaggCATGATAAAAAGGTTTTGTATGTGGCTTAAACGTAGTCTaactttagttaaatttaattgtaagtgTCTCGTGGGCTAAGTAAGCTTTTAGGagcaccagaagtgtggactaGATTCTCTTAGCAGTTcagggtacaatgccacaggacaataaAGGACGACgtgtagtttttataatttgtagatttttatgtttgtttaatttgttgcattttattttgtgtttttttttttcattgcatACGATTAAAGGGACCTTTTGTACATCTAAATTATTAagttctaattatatatatcgtttaatatatatagattataattaaattgaaatataatttacagcGAAAATaccctattttttatttttttaacacaatcaATGACATTGAGATGAAACCGtagacaatttactactttttacggatttgacatattcctaacattgttttatgttttttataaatctagTAATAAtcgaactataaaataattctatcaCTTTGAAATCACATCACATTTTCACGTTTAAATTTCACCGTGCTAATTTTTACCAAATActtaagctatatatatatattatgttttctgaattattaatttaatctttattcattttaatgttataatatacagtaacagatatttaataaatagtgtCCAACCAACACATTGGTACTCTGTGCACGCTTTCTCTTCTATTAAgtctagttttatttttgtataataatgtattgctTTTACCGAATGTAATTATGTatgttagtatattattatataaataaatatataaattgattgctTTACTTATACACATAACCCTCAAAGCGTTCTACCCAcaaacaagtattgctgtttggcagtaggaatgaatgaaattaaatgatatttatttctcataagaTAACGGAAAAATTcacatttaattaatcaatataacCGTTTTACGTTGAGAGACTGGTATCCAGATCTGGTATCCATACAAGTTtaattgttttacaaattaccgcagtaaaatatatatatatatatatatatatatatatatatatatatatatatatatatatatatatatatatatatatatatatatatatatatatatattatatatatatatatatatatatatatatatatatatatatatatacatataagtaggTAACTTAGACGGGtttcaaaaagtaaatataatggtACTACGAGTATGTCTGTTCACACTGTCTTTGTTTCTTGAACTCTGGATGAAAAGTATCTTTAACTAAACTTTCTTGTACTAGTTAGTAcaagaaaattttaaactttattaatataatattttatttatttacaaataaacgttTTAACAATGTTATctctttatgttttttcttatgtttaatattatatgtttttataaaaatagtatattttaaatacatttccaAATacgtaaacattatattaatatttatttaagctgtAAGCACTTAACACGCTTCGAAGGGTGCTTACTTGTACAACAAACTGTTGTGTAATTGCATATTAACAGACCTTGAAACTTGGCTATGAATTAACGATAATTATATCTGTTACttaatgtattattgttattatttgtctttagtcattgtttatacatatatactattaacgtattaattgtcGTTGAGTTGACTGACATATACCTTGCTCACAGGTAGCCTTGAGGCggatcttatgaaagatatcgagatgacaccatagacaatttcTAGTACTTTTTATGGTATTGAAATATTCCTAacaattaagtaacttatttttaacaattaacaatatatgtgTTGAACGTAATTCTGTTCCAACTCGCaatggagcggcgtggtggcaTAAGCTTCAAACTTTCTTTTTGAGAAGAGGCTTTAGTTCAGCAACGGAATATTTATAGTTACTTTAGACTTGAAggtaataataacatcctgggacattatccacacacagccatctgatcccaaactaagcagagcttgtactgtggaaaccagacaactgatatacttactacttatactacttttcttttgtgaatacatacttgtataggtAATTACAtccagaatcaggacaaacagacatgttcatgcacacaaatatctgtcctgggtgggaatcgaaccaacaaccttcggcgtgaaaggcaatcattcaccaaccacgccaaccggctcgtcaaaaataatcattaagcgttattaaaaaaaaaaaaaaacatttacctacctaaatcattttatttgtagCAAAACTAGAACTGAAGTTTATTTAACgcaattgtatttaatgttttagttgTGTGTAGGCATGATAATATCAGTACACGTGGAGTTATTGCGATTAATTAGTGTTATTATGCATGGATGTAAATATACCGATTAATTGTTTTAACCAACGATGCTCCGAGATGGTTTGGAGGATGAAATATTTAGATCATTGACTCTTCTTTGTTCTATATATGGAAATAGAATTAGGTGCGATAAACAATATTGATACAAAAAgctgaaatggcccagtggttagaacgtgcgaatcgtaaccgatgatcgtgggttcaaacacgggcacggggcaagtaccactaaatttccatgcgcttaatttgtgtttttaattcatctcgtgcttgacggtgaaggaaaacattgtgaggaaacttgcatgtgtctacttccactgaaattctgccacatgtatattccaccaacccgcattggagcagcgtggtgaaataagctccaaaccttcccctcaaaaagggagagaaggcctcagcccagcagtaggacatacacaggctgttactgtactgtaaacaaTATTGAACTTTACAAATTCCCgagaattactattttttattaaaaatgaacgcTTAACTAAACACTGATTTAGATTTTTCTGGTCATTattcatttgacattcgaaagaaggaggcATTGTTTAATCTTATTACTAGCTACGCAACGTTTACAAGTAAAACTTATAAGCTTTGCTTAGTGACTGTTGACTTAAATActgatttgtctctttctgacattattgatttgaaattcgaatgaagaaggcattgtttaattaatcactgGCCACgcaacgcttataagtaaagttgttattatttaaacattcatGGGTATACTTATACCCAAGCGTCGCTTAGGGACTGTTTGGTTAAACAcctatttctctctttctgtaattattgatttgaaattcgaacgaAGGaggcattatttaattaatcattatgcAGTAGCGACGTATCAACATTGTTCTTATTGCAgtcaattattttgtttatattttgttgtacTAGGAAGAATGTTTTGGTAATATGTACAGTTGGCTTCTTGATAGTTAACGTTCTGAAATCTTTGTatgtcatattaatatattttatgatagatGTTGTCATAGATGagaaactttatattttgtacaggTAAATAACATTgtggaaaatttaattttaaattataatagtggATAAGTTATAGTAATGTTAAGGAAAATTAGTCAATCTATTGTGCTGACCAATTAGGAGATATATTTGAACATGTAGATGTAAATAATTAGCTACGCTATAAAAGAAACGCTaagaataaatacagattatgCCTGGATatacaaatagaaaaatatccTATTAAGCTTAAATACCGATTacctataataattacattattaaaaaaataaacaaataaacgtaGGCAATACATAATAgcgctttttttatataagaaatagttgtgtttaaaaaatattagagtAAAATTTAAAGACATGATCTACTTACGATCAATTGTTattgaacttaatttttttgtagatGACGCAAGAGTACTGACTTTTACGTCACAAAGAATAATGACGTCCCACTATCAATATCGGTAAaatcatgttaaaaataatcataatttatagaaatttaaatagttaacgCGGTTTTGTTcgttttctaaattttttaatacacGCTGGACGGATATTAAATATTCctgaaatattagaaaatggCTTTCTAATATTTCAGGAATATTTTCTTGCAACGACGAACAATACTttgtctattatataaataaactgacTAAtggttaaacatttatttatatcacagtctaatatttcaatataacaaatataaaaactgatatttaaaaaaagtacttaatTTAAGTCTGatctggtcggaaatggtctccttctgtgaaagtgTGATCTTGCAGAAGGAGGCTCTTGAGGAAGAGGATGCCGCTGCAGACCTGCTCCACCGAAGAAGACCGGAGAGAAGAaaaaggcgctatgcgcatttACTCTTCCCTCTGCAATAGGCGTCGCCAGGACaaggggggttctcagtaccctggtaatctaTCCTGGTAATCTggtggtaaaataaataaatggtacccctagagaatggaggcccgcataggccGTCCGCTAGAGGCCGCACGTTAGCATGCGCAAGTGATCCTGTGGCGCtactcgttaagacggaaagggtgccgctggttttttagtgggtattccaatgttcgggACTCAGTGCCCTGAATACTGGCAAGTCCTACATAGCCCCCCACTATtaccgtgggggaaacgcgtaatgcgtttttccaccATGGAAAGATATAGCTGAACATATTGTCTATTATaggtatataacataattatagaaaataaaattaaaaatggagcttcaataattgtaatataaaattatactatctGACAAttttatcgatatcgataataCTGTTGAAATCACTACTTGTATACGTAACTGTCACTGTCAAGTTTCTAGGTATGTTCTGCAATATTGCATTGCTGCAAGATGCTGATCTTTGCAATACGATAGATCTTATTCGATGAAATAAACTATCACTTACCTATCCTTAATAGGTCACTAAATGTGACACCGAGTTGTTTTAAATAGGTCAAATTCGTAGTGTTATTTATAGGTTATAAAGTGTTGGAAACATGAGTTATCCTGATGGAAATAGTTATCCAAATAGTGAATTTGCCCCACAAAGTGCTGCCCAAGAGTCGACAATACGAGAGGCATATAATGAAGGTaagattttcaaaaaaataaaaaatagtcgtACGTTTTGAAATTCGCCGGTTTTCTTTTGCTATTACTCTTGTAAGAATATAATGTTGGTTCTCTTCTTTATGTCTAGGtagataacgtttttttttcaatgtattttttttgattGAAGTAGTGGTcgtctaataaatttatttatctatatatatatcttatttgtCAGGTTATTTGATACCATACCAGAAAACTAAGTACAACCAATTGTTCATAGCTACGACATAAAAGAAAGAAAGGAACTTGAAGGAATGTGTTTTGAAAATGAACTGCTTGTAATAACAATGAGAAAAAGTTAATTTAGAACAGGATAGCAGATACTGAAATGCAAGTGGAGTAAAGCATACCTTTTATTTTCCACATTATAAAATTGAGCACTACCACCCACTTCACATTCAAAGAGTAAACTGttaagtaataaattgttaaaaaaattaaaatattccaaatgaaaataaacaaggcaaattattattaatatttacaaataaagatttcaaatactaatttaaattcatacatGTGTCTTAGGAATTCCACAAAAATGTTCATCTATACATTAATAGCTATTTTAAACGAATCTTCATTGACGACtatttcaaacaatataatGAGTTGTCAATTTGTGTCTCTATATATACTGATAAAGTATATACAATCACATATAGACTGACTTATGttactttataatgtatttatgtatattgaattttttcttattaatttttgttctcCATGTCTGGAAATTTGATTTGTATTTCCTAAAAACTGAGAAcgtttaaactatatttattcaaGTTATGTATATATGCTTATTATAGATACACATAtccaataacattattaattaatttgtatagaatagaatagaatttgTTATCCTTGTACTGCCTGTATTTTACaagaataaaatcattaaaaataaatgcaaaagtaataCTTTCTCCAATCTAAGATATAACAAATAAtgacactaaaaataaaaattataaaacacaatgaaaCAAACAatcttatatattgtaaaacattattaagcTATACAGTGGTACGAAATTAAAACAAGAGACCGCTCAGCTCTAGTCAAGGTTTTCAACTAAGATACAGATTTTCAGTGGCACTCAAATCTTAAAAGTCAACTTcgtcacaataataataagagccGAGTTGGCTCACTGGGTTGAACAtgtgaattttaaccaaaaGTTCAGATTCCATCCCAGGCGTTAATGAAttgaatgtgcttaatttatcattaatctCATGCTCGGTTGTGAAGAAAGAGGTCCTAAGAACACTGCATTGGAGAATGACATTTGCATCCACCGCATCCATGAAATTTGACATGTGGTGGGAGGTTTCACGTGTCAAGCCGCACCGTTCATGGGTGTTATTGCCGACGAGCATCAGTTTTTCAAAACTGTCTAGATTTTACTGAGTTTGGTGATTGAAGAAGCTGCGAATTGATTGTAGGCATCTGCCTAACTGGTGGAGGGACGATTTTTGAGTTCATCTAGGGTAGGCATCTCATTGGAACGATGTGCAGTCCAAAAAATACCTAACATTTTGTgccaatcaaattttaaatggtCTGATACTTGTTTCTTACGATCTTTCACTGTCGGCTGCGCAAAGAAATATGCAGACGAAAAGTGACTGTAAAAGTCGAATTTTAGTGCTTTTAGCCTTTATGTTTAAGTACCTACTCGTAAAAACTTGTGTGATCTCGTtatgtttgttataataaagaAGCAATGACAATTTCGACAGCCAATTGACATGATGGTAACCTCATTTATCACTAAGCGTTCTGTTTCGTATCAATAATACCAATTGTAGTTCATTCTGAGCGTCGGTCGTTAAACATACGTTGGTTAGAGAGGAGTAATTTGCGCCATGTGGATAGTATTCTTGACGTTTTTaggtaaaatttgtttttggaATAcatgattttgatatttaaagacatttgttttgttattgtgatcattgattaatatatatttgtaatatataataactttttttaagaaagtaattagatatatttttttccaattgtatagtttttatattattaatgtactgTGTAAAGTATGGACCAGTGGTTAGACGTGAATATTAAACGATTGTTTAGAGATCAACCCGAGAAAGCTTTTTTAAAGCTatacttttgtaataatgttAAGTGTATTCAACATAATATTAGGCTCaccattatgtattattttataattatcgatTATAAGATTGTATGGTATTCTAATTCCAATATCATACAATCGACAGAGCATCATTTCTGAAAtgatataatctttatatagtttattttaacttaCTTAACATTgccatcaatatatttttagggGGCATAAAGGCAGGGGCAGTTCGTGTGGCACGACTCGCGTACGGCATCTTATCCAGACGAAAAGCAGCCGAAGAAGGTGTAGCGAGACTCGCCCGGGTCCTGTCAGCTTTAGATCTAACTGCCCTGGGAGTAGGTAGCACATTGGGTGTAGGGGTCTACGTACTCGCTGGGGACGTGGCCAAGAATTATGCGGGTCCAGCTGTCATACTGTCGTTCCTGTTAGCGGCGGTCGCGAGTGTTTTTGCAGGTAAATTTAGtgtctttatatttttagtaatattggTAGGCGAACGGGCAATGCTAACTTATAAGTATCACCACCATTTACTTTTGAGGGAGAATAATAATTGTGCTACCCACAGAAATTCTAATATAGGGAACATTAGGATTTCTTCTTGTTCAATTCATTTTTCAGTTTATGTCGCCGATATTCATCATCATCCTATATTATTCTAGTTTTAATATTGTGTTTGTTCATAGGTTTGTGTTATGCGGAGTTCGGAGCTCGTGTACCCAAAGCTGGTTCGGCTTATGTGTACAGTTACGTGTGCGTCGGAGAGTTCATTGCATTTATCATTGGATGGAATCTCATACTCGAGTATATAATCGGTAAGCGAAATCAAATTCGATTCTATTTATTACTATTctatgtgatttatttttatattatattctgtaACTAAAACACAtgctcagttttttttaattaacacaatATCAAATAACGTCGATCCGATCAATTGACATGATTGGCGCttcataaaacaattaaattgcaataaaattaagcaaaatgTTCCTTGTTCAATAATAACGCTATAAGTGAAAACTTTTATTTGGTCAAAGAGTTGATTTTCTTAACGTTTACGTAAAATCGGCGTTACAGACGAATTTTCTTCAatcattcaattcaattcaattattagTTCAATTATGGCTTTACTAGTGCATAGCATagatcattgatatgcaaacaTATCATCAACTTTTCTTGGTTGTGTACTTGATTTGGCAATGTGCGATGGTGGTGTTCATTACCTACTCATTTTTCACAGTTTTTCGGTTTGTCTAAAGGCAGCTAATAATAGCGGATTCTTGGTCAATCGTTTCTTAGGAGACGTACGACGTTATTATACGTAAAAGCCAGTCCATAATTTTTCGTGCAATTAATATATCGCGTAAAAGAACGCTTGGTGTGTATAGTATGAGGTATTAGTAAGTTGGTAAGCTGTTAGCCATTCGTATAGGTTCCATATTATTCAGTCCtcgatattgtttaattataaaaaaatcttgcaaGATTCAACTTCTATCCGATAAAACATCGTCATATAACCAATATTAGCTAAGTGTTGTAGATAGAAGACGTACATAAAATTTCTCCAGCTCATCGTTAAAGAAGTCACCCCTCTTGTCCTAGGCGCGGCATCGGTAGTGAAAGCGTTGAGTGAATATTTGGACTCTTTGCTGGATAAGGCTATTTCGACGCAGCTGCACGAGTGGATGCCGATGCACTCGCCGCACCTCGCGACATATCCTGACTTGTTCGCTTTCACTGTAATCATGGCATTTTCtggtaagttttattaaatacttcattaatattatattatattaaccacACAAAATggcttcaatttaataaaacaacaactGATTTTGAACTTTATTTCTATAAGCATACGATTCAAATTGTGTTTTCAGTGGCTCTCGCATTCGGCGTCAAGGAGTCCACGAAGTTCAACAATTTTTGCACTGGTGTTAATCTCTGCGTAGTATTGTTCGTCATAATATCTGGTTCATTTAAAGGTATATGAAAATTTTGTGGTTTTTCCTAAGTATTGTAGCCGATTATATATATgaggaataaaaaataacaagtcatagttattattattattaaatgtgtagTCAAATTTGATAAATGATACATGAGACAGACAAAGATATCGTTTTTTTTCTAACTGGTTTGTATTTTACGCGAAACGTTATAGTTTAATGaactaatttacaaaaatatcaaaactaaaAGTTCCTCGTTTCTCGCATTGTTAACGTCCTCGATTCCGAATCTTTTCTACAGTTTCAAAGTTGATcctttacttattaaatttttcaagttcattattataataaaaatgggcATCATTTAGACCATTTGACCACTTTATGTTTAGTGAACTGTCTTTTTAAATTCTGTGATATATATGCGAACGTAGAAATAGAAATTTGAAAATTGTGGGTTTGCGGTTTGCGCTTATTCGCCTCGTGTCGCGCAGCGGACAGCCGCAACTGGCGGCTGCCGGCGGACAGCGTGCCGCGCGGCGGGCGCGACTTCGGCGCGGGCGGGTTCGCGCCGTACGGGCTGGCCGGCATCATCAAGGGCGCCGCCGTCTGCTTCTACGGGTTCATCGGTGAGCGCCTGCGGCATTCTTATTTACCTCCCTGATGTTATGTAAAGcttaggggggggggggtaagTGTTGGCGTACTGCTGGTATTTGGGAAGGCTATCatctacaggaacaagggatatACGATCTTAAAGCGCATGTTTGGCGGCGCATTGAAAGTGTAAGCTGcactttatatttcttaatgtttgatgatggtaaatggtaaaaTTCACCCAGATTTGACCACCTACCATCTGGAGACCCATTTTCATGACTGCCttcttattatcataaaaacaatCTAAACCAtctttcgtatatatatatttttttattttattatattacgtagatgaaatgggccacctaacggtaagtagtcaccaccgcccgttgacattggcactgtaagaaatattaaccatcccttacattgccaatgtactACCAACCCTggttactaagatgttatgtcgcttgtgccgtTCATGTTATgctgttacataaaatatgatgtagttacactggctcactcacccttcctaCCAAAACACACCGATACTATGTTGTGCTGTTTAGCGGTGAGCAAGATCCAGGCCAATTAGTTACATATGATAATGAAGTTCCAATGATGTGATACACAGCAACATTTAACTGGGCTCCAGGTTTCGACTGCGTGGCGACCGCCGGCGAGGAGGCGAGGAGACCACAGAAGACCATCCCCTTCGCCGTGGTGGCCTCCCTGCTGATAGTGTTCCTGGCCTACTGCGGGGTCTCCTCCGTGCTCACACTGATGCTCCCATATTATATGCAGGTCTGGAAAACACATATACTCTCACACACTAGACGTGAAAttgacttttataataatatataataatacacaataaCTATCCgacctaataattaaaaataaacaaataacaatcaACAATAACATTAATGACGTTCAtgaataataactaataaaaaaaaaacaactaaaaagaCAAAATAGCCTACACCGTAATTCCAAGGTCGGAGCACCCAAACTTCGCGCCAAAAATGAAGGGCGATCGCGCGCTTTTCCATTTTGTATATATGACGTTATTGAAATGTAGCCTCCGCCCCAGGACGAGAAGGCGCCGTTCCCGCACGTGTACGACCGGCTGGGCTGGCCGTGGGCCAAGTACGCCGTCAGCGTGGGCGCCATCTGCGCGCTCTGCTCCAGGTCGGCGagggttgtttttttatagaataggacggcggacgagcatatgggccacctgatggtaagtggtcacca comes from Nymphalis io chromosome 15, ilAglIoxx1.1, whole genome shotgun sequence and encodes:
- the LOC126773829 gene encoding lipase 3-like produces the protein MKLIIIFLSISMVGLSLLTCRDMPMNFIEIANELGYSVREYDVVTQDGYILKLFHIPGDRSRPVLLMHGLVDSADTFILRRDTSLCIALANAGYDVWIGNNRGNKYSRRHQYLDPDSDKEFWDYSFHELGYYDLPAIIDFVLDNTGAKSLSAIGHSQGNSIFLVLGATRPEYNEKIKVLVSLSPICFLNNMKKSASRLLKLFPVIVQFFTITGQVEILGENTVFARIFRYICGTKNSYGFCAHGIFFRLAGNDPEELEADFYPTVVAYYPTGTSKKNVVHLSQVSIRRTFAEFDYGLRNFDIYNSTVSPEYDLSKVKMKVALLAGRNDYISTIKDVLLLRSKLPNVIEYTVVKHKKFNHIDGVWGRNMNVYLFPSIFDILSKHG
- the LOC126773787 gene encoding cationic amino acid transporter 2, with product MSYPDGNSYPNSEFAPQSAAQESTIREAYNEGGIKAGAVRVARLAYGILSRRKAAEEGVARLARVLSALDLTALGVGSTLGVGVYVLAGDVAKNYAGPAVILSFLLAAVASVFAGLCYAEFGARVPKAGSAYVYSYVCVGEFIAFIIGWNLILEYIIGAASVVKALSEYLDSLLDKAISTQLHEWMPMHSPHLATYPDLFAFTVIMAFSVALAFGVKESTKFNNFCTGVNLCVVLFVIISGSFKADSRNWRLPADSVPRGGRDFGAGGFAPYGLAGIIKGAAVCFYGFIGFDCVATAGEEARRPQKTIPFAVVASLLIVFLAYCGVSSVLTLMLPYYMQDEKAPFPHVYDRLGWPWAKYAVSVGAICALCSSLLGAVFPLPRIIYAMSSDGLLFKFMGRVSEKYQTPLIGTMVAGLFTGTLAMIFELEQLIHMMSIGTLLAYSMVASCVLLLRYERSPSRGSAERLRASCGAALRQLFNSERHAAPTALSAAVVATLVTLYGVWCLIMMNCVNQHGQAILAGEMVPLITFIVSTSLVITTLYAISCQPVSEKKLAFSVPLVPWLPGLSILINVYLMLNLDYMTWLRFAVWIAAGLIIYATYGVWHSSERRKNLDAVQLAELHNDSQTALLQSSLSQHALG